In Armatimonas rosea, a single genomic region encodes these proteins:
- a CDS encoding alpha/beta hydrolase-fold protein yields the protein MRTLALSLLTLAALCSAPVASLAQNVYPLTPDSQPQDGVPKGRTENSKFVSTKWFPGTERSMRLYIPAQYDPKKPACVLVMQDGGGFRDTTVLDNLIAKGEIPVTIGIFITPGVVPPPNDKALPRYNRSYEYDSPTDRYARFLIDEVLPEVGKKYNLSKDPNDHAIAGGSSGGIAAFTAAFFRPDAFRRVISFIGSYTDLRGATNYGALVRKFEPKPIRVFQQDGKNDQDIYSGSWPIGNTDLAAGLKFGRYETVMVWGEGSHDGVQATAVFPDALRFIWKGWPAPVGVATDTPQPITKIVTAADPWQLSADTTPITSLASDATKLWRLSGPISGAATGPDGRLFTALEANGRVLIEPAAGGGKKTEVKIPAPRQIVVGKNGNAYVTSAAGSIWLIPADTKLKPKVVGTVPDASGITLVPDQTLLMVSSATERYIHAFVIQPDGTLAHQQPYHEVYVNHGETKSNAGGMVTDTNGWLYVASPFGIQVLDQAGRVNGIIVNPSTEPTTQLAWSGSTLYALTQDGKVYLRKTKATGVQPSAEPIKPPAPRL from the coding sequence ATGCGCACTCTTGCTCTCTCTCTTCTCACTCTGGCCGCGCTCTGTAGCGCGCCCGTGGCCTCGCTGGCCCAGAATGTCTACCCGCTCACTCCCGACTCGCAGCCTCAGGACGGTGTTCCTAAGGGGCGAACGGAGAACAGCAAGTTTGTCAGCACCAAGTGGTTTCCCGGCACGGAGCGGAGTATGCGGCTCTATATCCCGGCCCAGTACGATCCCAAGAAGCCCGCGTGTGTTCTGGTGATGCAAGACGGTGGAGGCTTCCGGGACACGACCGTGCTGGACAACCTGATCGCCAAGGGGGAGATACCCGTGACCATCGGGATCTTTATCACCCCCGGTGTGGTTCCGCCCCCCAACGACAAGGCCCTGCCGCGCTACAACCGCAGCTACGAGTACGACTCCCCGACCGACCGCTACGCTCGCTTCCTGATCGACGAGGTCCTCCCCGAGGTGGGCAAGAAGTACAACCTCTCCAAGGACCCCAATGATCATGCCATCGCGGGGGGCTCATCGGGGGGGATCGCGGCCTTTACCGCTGCCTTCTTCCGCCCCGATGCGTTCCGGCGCGTGATTAGCTTTATCGGCTCCTACACCGACCTGCGTGGCGCGACCAACTACGGCGCGCTGGTGCGCAAGTTCGAGCCCAAGCCGATCCGGGTGTTCCAGCAGGACGGCAAGAACGACCAGGATATCTACTCGGGGAGCTGGCCCATTGGCAACACCGATCTGGCCGCGGGGCTGAAGTTTGGTCGCTACGAGACCGTCATGGTCTGGGGCGAGGGCTCCCACGATGGGGTCCAGGCCACCGCGGTCTTCCCCGATGCCCTGCGCTTTATCTGGAAGGGCTGGCCCGCCCCGGTTGGGGTTGCGACCGACACCCCGCAGCCCATCACCAAGATTGTCACTGCCGCCGACCCCTGGCAGCTCTCCGCCGACACCACCCCGATCACGTCGCTGGCGAGCGATGCCACCAAGCTCTGGCGGCTGAGCGGGCCCATCTCCGGCGCTGCAACCGGCCCTGATGGACGCTTGTTTACGGCGCTTGAAGCAAATGGGCGCGTGTTGATCGAGCCGGCAGCGGGCGGTGGAAAGAAGACCGAGGTCAAGATTCCCGCGCCACGCCAGATCGTCGTGGGCAAGAACGGCAATGCCTATGTCACCAGCGCGGCGGGCAGTATCTGGCTGATCCCCGCCGACACTAAGCTCAAGCCCAAGGTCGTCGGCACGGTGCCCGATGCCAGCGGGATCACGCTTGTCCCCGATCAGACCCTGCTCATGGTCTCCAGCGCGACCGAGCGCTATATCCATGCCTTTGTGATCCAGCCCGACGGTACCCTGGCGCACCAGCAGCCCTACCACGAGGTCTATGTCAACCACGGGGAGACCAAGTCCAACGCGGGGGGAATGGTGACCGACACCAACGGCTGGCTCTATGTCGCGTCTCCCTTTGGCATCCAGGTGCTCGACCAGGCGGGGCGTGTCAATGGGATCATTGTCAACCCTTCGACCGAGCCCACCACCCAGCTTGCCTGGTCGGGGAGCACGCTCTATGCGCTGACCCAAGACGGCAAGGTCTACCTCCGCAAGACCAAGGCGACCGGCGTCCAGCCCTCCGCCGAGCCCATCAAGCCGCCGGCACCGCGGCTGTAG